Part of the Acyrthosiphon pisum isolate AL4f unplaced genomic scaffold, pea_aphid_22Mar2018_4r6ur Scaffold_11199;HRSCAF=11815, whole genome shotgun sequence genome, TTaatcaataattacattttgatgtATTGTTGTTTTCCTTAGAGCATATAAATGAATATGACTCTGaagtatttgaattttgtaGAAGAAAATCTATAGACGCCAAAATTGTTTCTGTGTTTTTTGGTTCTGTAGACAGCCCGTCCCATGATATGTTTAATGCATTAAAACCTATAGATTTAAGCTCGGCACAAATATGTTCTGCTttacttaatatacatataaatggaGCAGCAGCTATTTTACTCTTAAGCTTTTCGAAAGAATATCGTAGATTACTTATTTTACTAtcgttaaactaaaaaaaaaaaaaataaaaaaatcaatttgttcaaaataaaatataataacaa contains:
- the LOC100575294 gene encoding uncharacterized protein LOC100575294 — encoded protein: MIVVKKCSMSSTVCRRFDKLISRNVSIQIESDLHLKTKEESLNWLNYLTSSKELGALFIVNQFNDSKISNLRYSFEKLKSKIAAAPFICILSKAEHICAELKSIGFNALNISWDGLSTEPKNTETILASIDFLLQNSNTSESYSFICSKENNNTSK